The Branchiostoma floridae strain S238N-H82 chromosome 10, Bfl_VNyyK, whole genome shotgun sequence genome has a segment encoding these proteins:
- the LOC118423819 gene encoding SRC kinase signaling inhibitor 1-like isoform X7, translated as MPAGVPKSASMPNYYQQRPAQGPRPAGPGQPHPIQRSGSAGPPPAHGPPPAHAGRHPGQKMHPSQHAPAMYQRQTSGPGSGGSRASPVMGVQPRGRRSLPHLAGSDVEDEVIQQLRTGHRRGYGSSQTSGTSSPIVNDDEASMYFPSIKPNRKRMANIEQQIASLAGLVQTALTHGEDGSPVAGAVPGTGKEEEKGRHPSVTRSESSHSGFSAESVSTVSGRASSPLPDERVAEKAKRIHHTTQGLREQLNQLRIIHRHNEQEMNETFEKVKREIQVRLSRSPSGSIHPVRTQRSRVDLEMHNYRKRAEIVEKKLSELERWVEEVRTDVVNKRCRVSVGDVDAMLKALGRSEKDWRELQDTWPGLNEELKAVLSAEMEVVVQEERFVKDETDKVEGALKRIKKLTGTLHTLQRLASVQEHRPAQVPVFEQKGEPDQEKLLEEIKGLTPDHEKRLQSIQLLEEKLQQRRVALLAALFKPDSFRARSKVKQIHLSSRRKMASPQPAKPPEDTAKPEKAKSEKAEPEPKESSVSETDSSPSKEEQMTLSPSSTSVSSETTSTGQSDLQESPQDQTKLPPPTTEATLQRHNRFRALQRLKTKFMQRHFKPVKETSPPPSPQLSSPDSRNNNKESPKFDKELKKEIKKQKKLNKKAEKQRKEEEKEEKKRKKKPPKLEMPHKEQEYSPTAGPFQLKIHHRTTLPELANFDKAPSSETSSAAEEARERRLRLGSHGPETRKLVEALKEAEETLQQAVITTDSKDKIEVLIPQESPKVENGSQHSPSGQVLEPGKKVPPPPPPRKNWITSPASPPPRSPAHSPPIISSNVQYTGKATDLDKAQTSYTTKTITTVFRSATSPTNKPASTGNHNDNNNLVTNRREGGEGAEKDQRVWFSPTPTTHTIEREEDLDPQEKKRQLQEQYNILQQLQRENMQEASAEPEQLPEQAGPASPTSTSSSDSVASQVQQTRVTVGNGRIPPGATRLEQNGGGDDRRGAAAVKTVTETIKTVTTDGQVKSETIIY; from the exons ATGCCAGCTGGAGTACCCAAGTCAGCTAGCATGCCAAACTACTACCAGCAAAGACCTgcacaag GTCCCCGTCCAGCGGGGCCAGGTCAGCCCCACCCCATCCAGAGGTCGGGTTCTGCGGGCCCCCCTCCCGCACATGGCCCCCCTCCCGCACACGCAGGGCGGCACCCCGGCCAGAAGATGCACCCTTCCCAGCATGCACCAGCCATGTACCAAAGACAGACATCGGGGCCTGGCTCAG GTGGCTCTCGTGCTTCCCCCGTCATGGGAGTCCAACCTCGTGGCCGACGCTCTTTACCGCACCTGGCAGGCTCGGACGTGGAGGATGAGGTCATCCAGCAGCTGCGTACAGGTCATCGCCGTGGTTACGGGTCGTCACAGACGTCAGGGACGTCCTCGCCCATCGTGAATGACGATGAAGCAAG CATGTATTTCCCGTCCATAAAACCGAACAGAAAGCGCATGGCGAACATCGAGCAGCAGATCGCCAGCCTGGCGGGGCTGGTGCAGACCGCCCTGACTCACGGGGAGGACGGATCACCTGTAGCCGGCGCGGTGCCAGGAACCGgtaaggaggaggagaagggaCGCCATCCCAGCGTCACCAGGTCCGAGAGCTCGCACTCAGGATTCAGTG CTGAGAGCGTGAGCACGGTGTCGGGTCGCGCCTCGTCGCCGCTCCCAGACGAGCGAGTAGCGGAGAAGGCGAAGAGAATCCACCACACGACGCAGGGGCTGAGAGAGCAGCTGAACCAACTCCGCATCATCCACAGACACAACGAGCAGGAGATGAACGAGACATTCGAAAA GGTGAAGCGAGAGATCCAGGTCAGGCTGAGCAGGTCGCCGAGCGGCAGCATTCACCCCGTCAGGACCCAGAGGTCAAGGGTCGACCTGGAGATGCACAACTACCGGAAGAGAGCTGAAATAGTGGAAAAAAAGCTAAG TGAGCTGGAGAGATGGGTAGAGGAGGTACGTACAGACGTGGTGAACAAACGCTGCAGAGTCAGTGTGGGGGACGTGGACGCCATGCTGAAGGCACTAGGCAGGTCTGAGAAGGACTGGAGGGAGCTACAAG ACACATGGCCAGGGCTGAATGAGGAACTGAAGGCCGTTCTGTCGGCTGAGATGGAGGTGGTCGTGCAGGAAGAGAG GTTTGTTAAGGATGAGACAGATAAGGTGGAAGGTGCACTGAAGAGAATCAAGAAACTGACGGGGACGCTGCACACGTTACAGAG ACTAGCATCAGTACAGGAGCACCGCCCGGCGCAGGTTCCTGTGTTCGAGCAGAAGGGAGAACCTGACCAGGAGAAACTGCTGGAGGAGATCAAGGGTCTCACACCGGACCACGAGAAGAGACTGCAGAGCATTCAG CTGTTGGAGGAAAAACTGCAGCAGAGGCGTGTAGCCCTCCTTGCCGCGTTGTTTAAACCGGACTCGTTTCGGGCCCGGTCAAAGGTCAAACAGATTCACCTTTCCAGTAGACGAAAGATG GCCTCGCCCCAGCCCGCCAAGCCTCCCGAGGACACCGCGAAACCCGAGAAGGCAAAATCCGAGAAGGCGGAACCCGAACCCAAGGAGTCGTCCGTGTCTGAAACAGACAGCTCTCCATCCAAGGAGGAACAGATGACACTAAGTCCGTCTTCGACGTCAGTGAGCTCGGAAACGACCTCTACCGGACAGTCCGACCTTCAGGAGTCCCCGCAGGACCAAACCAAG CTTCCTCCGCCGACCACCGAAGCCACGCTGCAGCGACATAACCGGTTCAGGGCGCTCCAGCGTCTCAAGACCAAATTCATGCAG CGTCATTTTAAGCCCGTCAAG GAGACCAGCCCCCCTCCCAGCCCTCAGCTCAGCTCTCCAGACTCCAGGAACAACAACAAGGAGTCGCCCAAGTTCGACAAGGAACTCAAGAAGGAGATCAAGAAGCAGAAGAAACTGAACAAGAAAGCAGAGAAACAAAGGAAGGAGGAAgagaaggaggagaagaaaaggaagaagaagCCCCCAAAACTTGAGATGCCCCACAAGGAGCAAGAATATTCCCCA ACGGCCGGCCCGTTTCAGCTGAAGATTCACCACCGCACGACCCTGCCAGAGCTCGCCAACTTCGATAAGGCTCCCTCCTCGGAGACCTCCTCT GCTGCGGAAGAAGCGAGGGAAAGACGACTTCGTCTCGGCTCACACGGGCCGGAAACCCGGAAGCTGGTGGAGGCTCTGAAGGAGGCTGAGGAGACCCTGCAGCAGGCAGTCATCACTACTGACAGCAAGGACAAGATTGAGGTGCTGATACCCCAGGAGAGCCCAAAAGTGGAG AACGGATCGCAGCACTCCCCCTCGGGCCAGGTGCTGGAGCCGGGGAAGAAGGTGCCACCCCCTCCACCCCCCAGGAAGAACTGGATCACCTCCCCTGCCTCCCCCCCTCCCCGGTCCCCTGCACACAGCCCCCCTATCATCTCCTCTAATGTACAGTACACAGGCAAGGCTACGGACCTGGATAAAGCACAGACAAGCTACACAACCAAGACTATCACTACAG TGTTTAGAAGTGCAACCAGCCCGACCAACAAGCCTGCCTCGACTGGGAAccacaacgacaacaacaacctGGTCACCAacaggagggaggggggtgagGGGGCTGAGAAG GACCAGAGGGTTTGGTTCTCCCCCACACCGACCACTCACACCATCGAACGGGAGGAGGATCTGGACCCGCAGGAGAAGAAGAGGCAGCTGCAGGAGCAGTACAACAtcctgcagcagctgcagagGGAGAACATGCAG GAAGCCTCCGCCGAACCTGAACAGTTACCTGAACAAGCCGGTCCCGCCTCCCCCACCTCAACAAGCAGCTCGGACAGCGTCGCTTCCCAGGTCCAACAAACCCGCGTCACCGTGGGGAACGGCCGGATTCCGCCCGGCGCCACGCGGCTGGAGCAAAACGGAGGAGGAGACGATCGGAGAGGAGCAGCTGCTGTGAAAACCGTCACCGAGACGATAAAAACCGTGACAACCGACGGACAGGTCAAGTCCGAAACAATCATTTACTGA
- the LOC118423819 gene encoding SRC kinase signaling inhibitor 1-like isoform X12 produces the protein MPAGVPKSASMPNYYQQRPAQGPRPAGPGQPHPIQRSGSAGPPPAHGPPPAHAGRHPGQKMHPSQHAPAMYQRQTSGPGSGGSRASPVMGVQPRGRRSLPHLAGSDVEDEVIQQLRTGHRRGYGSSQTSGTSSPIVNDDEASMYFPSIKPNRKRMANIEQQIASLAGLVQTALTHGEDGSPVAGAVPGTGKEEEKGRHPSVTRSESSHSGFSAESVSTVSGRASSPLPDERVAEKAKRIHHTTQGLREQLNQLRIIHRHNEQEMNETFEKVKREIQVRLSRSPSGSIHPVRTQRSRVDLEMHNYRKRAEIVEKKLSELERWVEEVRTDVVNKRCRVSVGDVDAMLKALGRSEKDWRELQDTWPGLNEELKAVLSAEMEVVVQEERFVKDETDKVEGALKRIKKLTGTLHTLQRLASVQEHRPAQVPVFEQKGEPDQEKLLEEIKGLTPDHEKRLQSIQLLEEKLQQRRVALLAALFKPDSFRARSKVKQIHLSSRRKMASPQPAKPPEDTAKPEKAKSEKAEPEPKESSVSETDSSPSKEEQMTLSPSSTSVSSETTSTGQSDLQESPQDQTKLPPPTTEATLQRHNRFRALQRLKTKFMQRHFKPVKETSPPPSPQLSSPDSRNNNKESPKFDKELKKEIKKQKKLNKKAEKQRKEEEKEEKKRKKKPPKLEMPHKEQEYSPAAEEARERRLRLGSHGPETRKLVEALKEAEETLQQAVITTDSKDKIEVLIPQESPKVENGSQHSPSGQVLEPGKKVPPPPPPRKNWITSPASPPPRSPAHSPPIISSNVQYTGKATDLDKAQTSYTTKTITTVFRSATSPTNKPASTGNHNDNNNLVTNRREGGEGAEKDQRVWFSPTPTTHTIEREEDLDPQEKKRQLQEQYNILQQLQRENMQEASAEPEQLPEQAGPASPTSTSSSDSVASQVQQTRVTVGNGRIPPGATRLEQNGGGDDRRGAAAVKTVTETIKTVTTDGQVKSETIIY, from the exons ATGCCAGCTGGAGTACCCAAGTCAGCTAGCATGCCAAACTACTACCAGCAAAGACCTgcacaag GTCCCCGTCCAGCGGGGCCAGGTCAGCCCCACCCCATCCAGAGGTCGGGTTCTGCGGGCCCCCCTCCCGCACATGGCCCCCCTCCCGCACACGCAGGGCGGCACCCCGGCCAGAAGATGCACCCTTCCCAGCATGCACCAGCCATGTACCAAAGACAGACATCGGGGCCTGGCTCAG GTGGCTCTCGTGCTTCCCCCGTCATGGGAGTCCAACCTCGTGGCCGACGCTCTTTACCGCACCTGGCAGGCTCGGACGTGGAGGATGAGGTCATCCAGCAGCTGCGTACAGGTCATCGCCGTGGTTACGGGTCGTCACAGACGTCAGGGACGTCCTCGCCCATCGTGAATGACGATGAAGCAAG CATGTATTTCCCGTCCATAAAACCGAACAGAAAGCGCATGGCGAACATCGAGCAGCAGATCGCCAGCCTGGCGGGGCTGGTGCAGACCGCCCTGACTCACGGGGAGGACGGATCACCTGTAGCCGGCGCGGTGCCAGGAACCGgtaaggaggaggagaagggaCGCCATCCCAGCGTCACCAGGTCCGAGAGCTCGCACTCAGGATTCAGTG CTGAGAGCGTGAGCACGGTGTCGGGTCGCGCCTCGTCGCCGCTCCCAGACGAGCGAGTAGCGGAGAAGGCGAAGAGAATCCACCACACGACGCAGGGGCTGAGAGAGCAGCTGAACCAACTCCGCATCATCCACAGACACAACGAGCAGGAGATGAACGAGACATTCGAAAA GGTGAAGCGAGAGATCCAGGTCAGGCTGAGCAGGTCGCCGAGCGGCAGCATTCACCCCGTCAGGACCCAGAGGTCAAGGGTCGACCTGGAGATGCACAACTACCGGAAGAGAGCTGAAATAGTGGAAAAAAAGCTAAG TGAGCTGGAGAGATGGGTAGAGGAGGTACGTACAGACGTGGTGAACAAACGCTGCAGAGTCAGTGTGGGGGACGTGGACGCCATGCTGAAGGCACTAGGCAGGTCTGAGAAGGACTGGAGGGAGCTACAAG ACACATGGCCAGGGCTGAATGAGGAACTGAAGGCCGTTCTGTCGGCTGAGATGGAGGTGGTCGTGCAGGAAGAGAG GTTTGTTAAGGATGAGACAGATAAGGTGGAAGGTGCACTGAAGAGAATCAAGAAACTGACGGGGACGCTGCACACGTTACAGAG ACTAGCATCAGTACAGGAGCACCGCCCGGCGCAGGTTCCTGTGTTCGAGCAGAAGGGAGAACCTGACCAGGAGAAACTGCTGGAGGAGATCAAGGGTCTCACACCGGACCACGAGAAGAGACTGCAGAGCATTCAG CTGTTGGAGGAAAAACTGCAGCAGAGGCGTGTAGCCCTCCTTGCCGCGTTGTTTAAACCGGACTCGTTTCGGGCCCGGTCAAAGGTCAAACAGATTCACCTTTCCAGTAGACGAAAGATG GCCTCGCCCCAGCCCGCCAAGCCTCCCGAGGACACCGCGAAACCCGAGAAGGCAAAATCCGAGAAGGCGGAACCCGAACCCAAGGAGTCGTCCGTGTCTGAAACAGACAGCTCTCCATCCAAGGAGGAACAGATGACACTAAGTCCGTCTTCGACGTCAGTGAGCTCGGAAACGACCTCTACCGGACAGTCCGACCTTCAGGAGTCCCCGCAGGACCAAACCAAG CTTCCTCCGCCGACCACCGAAGCCACGCTGCAGCGACATAACCGGTTCAGGGCGCTCCAGCGTCTCAAGACCAAATTCATGCAG CGTCATTTTAAGCCCGTCAAG GAGACCAGCCCCCCTCCCAGCCCTCAGCTCAGCTCTCCAGACTCCAGGAACAACAACAAGGAGTCGCCCAAGTTCGACAAGGAACTCAAGAAGGAGATCAAGAAGCAGAAGAAACTGAACAAGAAAGCAGAGAAACAAAGGAAGGAGGAAgagaaggaggagaagaaaaggaagaagaagCCCCCAAAACTTGAGATGCCCCACAAGGAGCAAGAATATTCCCCA GCTGCGGAAGAAGCGAGGGAAAGACGACTTCGTCTCGGCTCACACGGGCCGGAAACCCGGAAGCTGGTGGAGGCTCTGAAGGAGGCTGAGGAGACCCTGCAGCAGGCAGTCATCACTACTGACAGCAAGGACAAGATTGAGGTGCTGATACCCCAGGAGAGCCCAAAAGTGGAG AACGGATCGCAGCACTCCCCCTCGGGCCAGGTGCTGGAGCCGGGGAAGAAGGTGCCACCCCCTCCACCCCCCAGGAAGAACTGGATCACCTCCCCTGCCTCCCCCCCTCCCCGGTCCCCTGCACACAGCCCCCCTATCATCTCCTCTAATGTACAGTACACAGGCAAGGCTACGGACCTGGATAAAGCACAGACAAGCTACACAACCAAGACTATCACTACAG TGTTTAGAAGTGCAACCAGCCCGACCAACAAGCCTGCCTCGACTGGGAAccacaacgacaacaacaacctGGTCACCAacaggagggaggggggtgagGGGGCTGAGAAG GACCAGAGGGTTTGGTTCTCCCCCACACCGACCACTCACACCATCGAACGGGAGGAGGATCTGGACCCGCAGGAGAAGAAGAGGCAGCTGCAGGAGCAGTACAACAtcctgcagcagctgcagagGGAGAACATGCAG GAAGCCTCCGCCGAACCTGAACAGTTACCTGAACAAGCCGGTCCCGCCTCCCCCACCTCAACAAGCAGCTCGGACAGCGTCGCTTCCCAGGTCCAACAAACCCGCGTCACCGTGGGGAACGGCCGGATTCCGCCCGGCGCCACGCGGCTGGAGCAAAACGGAGGAGGAGACGATCGGAGAGGAGCAGCTGCTGTGAAAACCGTCACCGAGACGATAAAAACCGTGACAACCGACGGACAGGTCAAGTCCGAAACAATCATTTACTGA
- the LOC118423819 gene encoding SRC kinase signaling inhibitor 1-like isoform X8, with protein MPAGVPKSASMPNYYQQRPAQGPRPAGPGQPHPIQRSGSAGPPPAHGPPPAHAGRHPGQKMHPSQHAPAMYQRQTSGPGSGGSRASPVMGVQPRGRRSLPHLAGSDVEDEVIQQLRTGHRRGYGSSQTSGTSSPIVNDDEASMYFPSIKPNRKRMANIEQQIASLAGLVQTALTHGEDGSPVAGAVPGTGKEEEKGRHPSVTRSESSHSGFSAESVSTVSGRASSPLPDERVAEKAKRIHHTTQGLREQLNQLRIIHRHNEQEMNETFEKVKREIQVRLSRSPSGSIHPVRTQRSRVDLEMHNYRKRAEIVEKKLSELERWVEEVRTDVVNKRCRVSVGDVDAMLKALGRSEKDWRELQDTWPGLNEELKAVLSAEMEVVVQEERFVKDETDKVEGALKRIKKLTGTLHTLQRLASVQEHRPAQVPVFEQKGEPDQEKLLEEIKGLTPDHEKRLQSIQLLEEKLQQRRVALLAALFKPDSFRARSKVKQIHLSSRRKMASPQPAKPPEDTAKPEKAKSEKAEPEPKESSVSETDSSPSKEEQMTLSPSSTSVSSETTSTGQSDLQESPQDQTKLPPPTTEATLQRHNRFRALQRLKTKFMQRHFKPVKETSPPPSPQLSSPDSRNNNKESPKFDKELKKEIKKQKKLNKKAEKQRKEEEKEEKKRKKKPPKLEMPHKEQEYSPGTTTPTGDSGLSDSLLEEQLLTQHAAEEARERRLRLGSHGPETRKLVEALKEAEETLQQAVITTDSKDKIEVLIPQESPKVENGSQHSPSGQVLEPGKKVPPPPPPRKNWITSPASPPPRSPAHSPPIISSNVQYTGKATDLDKAQTSYTTKTITTVFRSATSPTNKPASTGNHNDNNNLVTNRREGGEGAEKDQRVWFSPTPTTHTIEREEDLDPQEKKRQLQEQYNILQQLQRENMQEASAEPEQLPEQAGPASPTSTSSSDSVASQVQQTRVTVGNGRIPPGATRLEQNGGGDDRRGAAAVKTVTETIKTVTTDGQVKSETIIY; from the exons ATGCCAGCTGGAGTACCCAAGTCAGCTAGCATGCCAAACTACTACCAGCAAAGACCTgcacaag GTCCCCGTCCAGCGGGGCCAGGTCAGCCCCACCCCATCCAGAGGTCGGGTTCTGCGGGCCCCCCTCCCGCACATGGCCCCCCTCCCGCACACGCAGGGCGGCACCCCGGCCAGAAGATGCACCCTTCCCAGCATGCACCAGCCATGTACCAAAGACAGACATCGGGGCCTGGCTCAG GTGGCTCTCGTGCTTCCCCCGTCATGGGAGTCCAACCTCGTGGCCGACGCTCTTTACCGCACCTGGCAGGCTCGGACGTGGAGGATGAGGTCATCCAGCAGCTGCGTACAGGTCATCGCCGTGGTTACGGGTCGTCACAGACGTCAGGGACGTCCTCGCCCATCGTGAATGACGATGAAGCAAG CATGTATTTCCCGTCCATAAAACCGAACAGAAAGCGCATGGCGAACATCGAGCAGCAGATCGCCAGCCTGGCGGGGCTGGTGCAGACCGCCCTGACTCACGGGGAGGACGGATCACCTGTAGCCGGCGCGGTGCCAGGAACCGgtaaggaggaggagaagggaCGCCATCCCAGCGTCACCAGGTCCGAGAGCTCGCACTCAGGATTCAGTG CTGAGAGCGTGAGCACGGTGTCGGGTCGCGCCTCGTCGCCGCTCCCAGACGAGCGAGTAGCGGAGAAGGCGAAGAGAATCCACCACACGACGCAGGGGCTGAGAGAGCAGCTGAACCAACTCCGCATCATCCACAGACACAACGAGCAGGAGATGAACGAGACATTCGAAAA GGTGAAGCGAGAGATCCAGGTCAGGCTGAGCAGGTCGCCGAGCGGCAGCATTCACCCCGTCAGGACCCAGAGGTCAAGGGTCGACCTGGAGATGCACAACTACCGGAAGAGAGCTGAAATAGTGGAAAAAAAGCTAAG TGAGCTGGAGAGATGGGTAGAGGAGGTACGTACAGACGTGGTGAACAAACGCTGCAGAGTCAGTGTGGGGGACGTGGACGCCATGCTGAAGGCACTAGGCAGGTCTGAGAAGGACTGGAGGGAGCTACAAG ACACATGGCCAGGGCTGAATGAGGAACTGAAGGCCGTTCTGTCGGCTGAGATGGAGGTGGTCGTGCAGGAAGAGAG GTTTGTTAAGGATGAGACAGATAAGGTGGAAGGTGCACTGAAGAGAATCAAGAAACTGACGGGGACGCTGCACACGTTACAGAG ACTAGCATCAGTACAGGAGCACCGCCCGGCGCAGGTTCCTGTGTTCGAGCAGAAGGGAGAACCTGACCAGGAGAAACTGCTGGAGGAGATCAAGGGTCTCACACCGGACCACGAGAAGAGACTGCAGAGCATTCAG CTGTTGGAGGAAAAACTGCAGCAGAGGCGTGTAGCCCTCCTTGCCGCGTTGTTTAAACCGGACTCGTTTCGGGCCCGGTCAAAGGTCAAACAGATTCACCTTTCCAGTAGACGAAAGATG GCCTCGCCCCAGCCCGCCAAGCCTCCCGAGGACACCGCGAAACCCGAGAAGGCAAAATCCGAGAAGGCGGAACCCGAACCCAAGGAGTCGTCCGTGTCTGAAACAGACAGCTCTCCATCCAAGGAGGAACAGATGACACTAAGTCCGTCTTCGACGTCAGTGAGCTCGGAAACGACCTCTACCGGACAGTCCGACCTTCAGGAGTCCCCGCAGGACCAAACCAAG CTTCCTCCGCCGACCACCGAAGCCACGCTGCAGCGACATAACCGGTTCAGGGCGCTCCAGCGTCTCAAGACCAAATTCATGCAG CGTCATTTTAAGCCCGTCAAG GAGACCAGCCCCCCTCCCAGCCCTCAGCTCAGCTCTCCAGACTCCAGGAACAACAACAAGGAGTCGCCCAAGTTCGACAAGGAACTCAAGAAGGAGATCAAGAAGCAGAAGAAACTGAACAAGAAAGCAGAGAAACAAAGGAAGGAGGAAgagaaggaggagaagaaaaggaagaagaagCCCCCAAAACTTGAGATGCCCCACAAGGAGCAAGAATATTCCCCA GGAACGACCACCCCCACGGGAGACAGTGGTTTGTCCGACTCTCTGCTAGAGGAGCAGCTGTTGACCCAACAT GCTGCGGAAGAAGCGAGGGAAAGACGACTTCGTCTCGGCTCACACGGGCCGGAAACCCGGAAGCTGGTGGAGGCTCTGAAGGAGGCTGAGGAGACCCTGCAGCAGGCAGTCATCACTACTGACAGCAAGGACAAGATTGAGGTGCTGATACCCCAGGAGAGCCCAAAAGTGGAG AACGGATCGCAGCACTCCCCCTCGGGCCAGGTGCTGGAGCCGGGGAAGAAGGTGCCACCCCCTCCACCCCCCAGGAAGAACTGGATCACCTCCCCTGCCTCCCCCCCTCCCCGGTCCCCTGCACACAGCCCCCCTATCATCTCCTCTAATGTACAGTACACAGGCAAGGCTACGGACCTGGATAAAGCACAGACAAGCTACACAACCAAGACTATCACTACAG TGTTTAGAAGTGCAACCAGCCCGACCAACAAGCCTGCCTCGACTGGGAAccacaacgacaacaacaacctGGTCACCAacaggagggaggggggtgagGGGGCTGAGAAG GACCAGAGGGTTTGGTTCTCCCCCACACCGACCACTCACACCATCGAACGGGAGGAGGATCTGGACCCGCAGGAGAAGAAGAGGCAGCTGCAGGAGCAGTACAACAtcctgcagcagctgcagagGGAGAACATGCAG GAAGCCTCCGCCGAACCTGAACAGTTACCTGAACAAGCCGGTCCCGCCTCCCCCACCTCAACAAGCAGCTCGGACAGCGTCGCTTCCCAGGTCCAACAAACCCGCGTCACCGTGGGGAACGGCCGGATTCCGCCCGGCGCCACGCGGCTGGAGCAAAACGGAGGAGGAGACGATCGGAGAGGAGCAGCTGCTGTGAAAACCGTCACCGAGACGATAAAAACCGTGACAACCGACGGACAGGTCAAGTCCGAAACAATCATTTACTGA